In Microbulbifer salipaludis, a genomic segment contains:
- a CDS encoding NAD(P)/FAD-dependent oxidoreductase: MNVAIIGSGISGLTAAYLLNQQHEVALFEADQRLGGHTATMDVMEGGRLLSIDTGFIVFNDWTYPKFIKLMDELGVQSQPTDMGFSVSRSKCADTGAREFEYAGNNFNSLFAQRRNLLDGGHWRMLKDIVRFNRDAVTDWQRGDLGSSMTLGTYLENNGYSAEFSSRYLIPMGSAIWSASMSRMLDFSVDFFIRFFYNHGLLNIFNRPQWRVIQGGSRRYIEPLTRSYADKIHLSCPVQKVVRHAQGVTLEYRDRSGQVQQREFDQVVFACHSDQALAILGDASAQEREILGQIPYEKNSVVLHTDTSLLPRRQSAWASWNYRLQGEHDRLPVLTYNMNILQRLDAEETYCVTLNADDAIDEQKVIGRYEYAHPQFSVNGNQAQSRWGEINGGNKTWFCGAYWANGFHEDGVVSAVRVAKGLGVDF; encoded by the coding sequence ATGAACGTCGCCATCATCGGTAGCGGTATTTCCGGATTGACCGCAGCTTACCTGCTGAATCAGCAACACGAGGTCGCTTTGTTTGAGGCAGACCAGCGCCTCGGGGGCCACACGGCCACCATGGATGTTATGGAGGGCGGCCGGTTGCTGTCCATCGATACCGGGTTTATCGTGTTCAATGACTGGACGTACCCCAAGTTCATTAAATTGATGGACGAGCTCGGGGTGCAGTCTCAACCCACGGATATGGGGTTCAGCGTGTCTCGCTCCAAATGCGCCGACACTGGCGCGCGCGAGTTTGAGTATGCAGGCAATAATTTTAATTCGCTGTTTGCCCAGCGACGTAACTTGCTCGACGGTGGTCACTGGCGGATGCTGAAGGACATCGTGCGCTTCAATCGGGATGCCGTCACAGACTGGCAGCGGGGAGACCTGGGGTCTTCCATGACACTGGGGACCTACCTGGAGAACAATGGTTACTCTGCGGAGTTTTCATCCCGCTACCTGATTCCCATGGGCTCTGCCATCTGGTCCGCGAGCATGTCCAGAATGCTGGACTTTTCCGTAGATTTCTTTATTCGCTTTTTCTACAACCACGGCTTGCTCAATATCTTCAACCGCCCCCAGTGGCGAGTGATTCAGGGTGGCTCGCGCCGCTATATTGAGCCGCTCACCCGTAGCTATGCCGACAAAATCCATCTCTCCTGTCCGGTGCAGAAGGTGGTGCGCCATGCACAGGGTGTAACGCTGGAATACCGTGATCGGAGCGGGCAGGTGCAGCAGCGTGAATTTGATCAGGTGGTATTTGCTTGCCATTCCGACCAGGCACTGGCAATCCTGGGTGACGCCAGTGCGCAGGAGCGTGAAATTCTCGGTCAAATACCCTACGAAAAAAATTCTGTGGTTCTGCATACGGATACCAGCCTGTTGCCCCGCCGGCAGAGCGCCTGGGCCAGCTGGAACTATCGTCTTCAGGGCGAGCACGATCGCCTGCCGGTACTGACCTACAACATGAATATCCTGCAGCGGCTGGATGCGGAGGAAACCTACTGCGTGACCCTGAATGCCGATGATGCGATTGATGAGCAGAAGGTAATCGGGCGGTACGAGTATGCGCATCCGCAGTTCTCGGTCAATGGTAATCAGGCGCAATCCCGCTGGGGTGAAATCAACGGCGGCAACAAGACCTGGTTTTGTGGCGCATATTGGGCCAATGGTTTCCATGAAGATGGCGTGGTCAGTGCGGTGCGCGTAGCCAAGGGGCTGGGGGTCGATTTTTGA
- a CDS encoding ChrR family anti-sigma-E factor, whose amino-acid sequence MIHHHPDSNMMLEYASGSLSWAHSLVVSAHVQLCPKCAAQMKLLNGIGGTLLAASEPVTAAPAPEDSFARLMARIDEETGTSSAEPKPEEQQNEKRPANAAGTRSRKAKRDPIFAAVPPVVEKLLTTNPVLSWRRLSRGLKEARLTTGQNRHEVAFHRIAPGSKVAEHDHRGKEITMVLYGSFSDADGVYSTGDFLVREPGEVHRPTATQDQECLCLSVVEAPVALTGFWGKVINPFLSVRPS is encoded by the coding sequence ATGATTCATCACCATCCCGACAGCAACATGATGCTGGAATACGCCAGTGGCAGCCTGAGCTGGGCCCACAGCCTGGTAGTTTCCGCCCATGTTCAGCTTTGCCCCAAGTGCGCGGCACAAATGAAACTCCTCAACGGCATCGGTGGCACCCTGCTGGCAGCCAGCGAGCCGGTCACGGCTGCGCCAGCACCAGAGGACAGCTTTGCGCGACTGATGGCGCGCATTGACGAGGAAACTGGCACCAGCTCTGCAGAGCCCAAGCCTGAAGAGCAACAGAACGAGAAGCGCCCGGCAAACGCCGCCGGCACGCGCAGCCGTAAGGCCAAACGCGACCCGATTTTTGCCGCTGTACCACCGGTTGTTGAGAAGCTCCTCACCACCAATCCGGTGCTGTCGTGGCGTCGACTCTCCAGGGGACTCAAGGAGGCTCGCCTGACCACCGGGCAAAACCGGCACGAGGTGGCGTTTCACCGTATTGCACCGGGCAGCAAGGTGGCCGAACACGATCACCGCGGCAAGGAAATCACTATGGTGCTGTACGGCAGCTTCTCGGATGCCGACGGCGTTTACTCCACTGGCGATTTTCTGGTACGCGAGCCCGGCGAGGTTCATCGCCCAACGGCCACTCAGGATCAAGAGTGCCTGTGCCTGTCTGTAGTGGAAGCGCCCGTTGCCCTGACTGGGTTTTGGGGAAAGGTGATCAACCCCTTTCTCTCGGTAAGACCCAGTTAA
- a CDS encoding nuclear transport factor 2 family protein, translated as MAALVKRIKLLYSDFLAADTDSIAEVYAENVVFSDPVHRIEGLANMQAYFAGVAQNLRECRFEFDQTLVDGNTVNLWWTMHYRHPRLSGGALLQLRGASLLSLDLETDRVLTHEDIYDLGAMVYEQVPVLGAVLRYVKRGIAESGAQGGR; from the coding sequence ATGGCAGCATTGGTAAAACGTATAAAACTCCTGTATTCCGACTTTTTGGCGGCAGATACCGACTCAATCGCTGAAGTTTATGCAGAAAACGTGGTTTTCTCGGATCCGGTGCACCGTATTGAGGGGCTTGCCAATATGCAGGCGTATTTCGCCGGCGTGGCCCAGAACCTGCGGGAGTGTCGCTTCGAGTTTGACCAGACGCTGGTGGATGGAAACACCGTCAATCTTTGGTGGACCATGCACTACCGGCACCCTCGTCTTAGCGGCGGAGCACTGCTGCAGCTGCGGGGCGCTTCACTGCTGAGCCTCGATCTGGAGACGGACCGGGTGCTTACCCATGAAGATATCTACGACCTTGGCGCCATGGTGTACGAGCAGGTGCCTGTGCTGGGCGCGGTGTTGCGCTACGTAAAGCGCGGGATTGCGGAGAGTGGTGCACAAGGTGGCCGGTAA
- the putA gene encoding bifunctional proline dehydrogenase/L-glutamate gamma-semialdehyde dehydrogenase PutA, with protein MTTHFSGDLHNARQKAREYLHADENQCVSELLAAPRPGEALREKILATASQLVVKSREQRSKRGTLDAFLQQFGLSNKEGVALMCLAESLLRVPDADTADKLIAEKVHSGNWSSHRGQSDSLFVNASTWGLMLTGNIVELDPDITEQPSNWMKRLVSRMGEPMVRTSMMQAMKIMGGQYVLGRTIKEALKRGPAENKPGTRFSFDMLGEGARTMADAERYFNAYMMAIEAIGADNLKKDPDLRNVVEANGISIKLSALHPRYSELQRERVMNELLPRVKELCLAAAKFDMGLNIDAEEADRLDISLDIFEALARAPELKDWQGLGFVLQAYQKRSPHVADWLIALGRDTGRKLMVRLVKGAYWDTEIKHAQQMGLTDYPVYTRKCHTDLSYQVCARKLLDARDAIYPQFATHNAYTVGLILELAGNADNYEFQRLHGMGHLLYDQIEAVHGKRVPVRVYAPVGAHKDLLPYLVRRLLENGANSSFVNRFMDEKTPVSELVQDTLKQSESCNPYRHPEIPVPADIYIGHEALPRKNSHGIELTDPIAVEPMQQAVAATTGASWAGGPIVNGVASKGEQTVVNPASGEPVGHTADTDAAQIDQAFTAAADSQRAWNRLGGNARADILDKVADLYEQHLNELVAIICREAGRTLNDGISEVREAVDFCRYYANGARKHFSEPTLLPGPTGESNELSLCGRGVFVCISPWNFPLAIFTGQVVAALAAGNGVLAKPAEQTPCIAHRAVQLMHEAGVPEKILHLITGTGAAVGKPLLDDPRVAGVAFTGSTETAKHINMQLAAKDGPIVPLIAETGGQNVMIVDSTALPEQVVDDVIQSAFLSAGQRCSALRILCVQDVIADNLLSMLKGACDELTLGDPSKLDTDIGPVIDEKALGLLETHRARMQQEAKPLFAFDEAKRPQRGTFFGPQVVEIENFDLLKREVFGPFLHVVRFKAEELEDVIRRINATGYGLTFGLHSRIEGRAGAIFKRVDAGNCYVNRDMVGAVVGVNPFGGMGLSGTGPKAGGPHYLFRFANEKTKTVNTVATGGNTQLFTLGQ; from the coding sequence ATGACTACACACTTCTCCGGAGACCTGCACAACGCCCGCCAGAAGGCTCGAGAATACCTGCACGCCGACGAAAACCAGTGCGTCAGTGAGCTCCTCGCCGCGCCCCGCCCCGGGGAAGCCCTGCGGGAAAAGATCCTCGCGACCGCCAGCCAGCTGGTGGTCAAATCCCGCGAGCAGCGCAGCAAGCGCGGCACCTTAGACGCGTTCCTGCAGCAGTTCGGCCTGTCGAATAAGGAAGGCGTGGCGCTGATGTGCCTGGCGGAATCCCTGTTGCGGGTGCCGGACGCCGACACCGCCGACAAGCTGATCGCAGAAAAAGTCCACTCCGGCAACTGGTCCAGTCACCGCGGCCAGTCCGACTCCCTATTCGTCAATGCCTCCACCTGGGGCCTGATGCTCACCGGCAACATCGTGGAGCTGGACCCGGACATTACCGAGCAGCCCTCCAACTGGATGAAGCGCCTGGTCAGCCGCATGGGCGAGCCCATGGTCCGCACCTCCATGATGCAGGCCATGAAAATCATGGGCGGGCAGTACGTACTGGGCCGCACCATCAAGGAAGCCCTGAAGCGCGGCCCTGCTGAAAACAAGCCCGGCACCCGCTTCTCCTTCGACATGCTGGGCGAAGGCGCCCGCACCATGGCCGACGCGGAGCGCTATTTCAACGCCTACATGATGGCCATCGAAGCCATCGGCGCGGACAACCTGAAGAAAGACCCGGACCTGCGTAACGTGGTGGAAGCCAATGGTATTTCCATCAAGCTGTCGGCCCTGCACCCCCGCTACAGCGAACTGCAGCGCGAACGGGTAATGAATGAGCTGCTGCCGCGAGTGAAGGAACTGTGCCTCGCCGCAGCCAAGTTCGACATGGGCCTGAACATCGACGCCGAGGAAGCCGACCGCCTCGATATCTCGCTGGATATTTTTGAGGCTCTCGCCCGCGCCCCGGAACTGAAAGACTGGCAGGGCCTCGGCTTTGTGCTGCAGGCTTACCAGAAGCGCTCCCCGCACGTGGCGGACTGGCTGATTGCCCTCGGCCGCGACACCGGCCGCAAACTGATGGTGCGTCTGGTAAAAGGTGCCTACTGGGATACCGAGATCAAGCACGCCCAGCAGATGGGACTGACCGACTACCCGGTGTACACCCGCAAGTGCCACACCGACCTGTCTTACCAGGTGTGCGCAAGGAAACTGCTGGACGCCCGCGATGCGATCTATCCGCAGTTCGCCACCCACAACGCCTACACCGTGGGCCTGATCCTGGAACTGGCGGGTAACGCCGACAACTACGAGTTCCAGCGCCTGCACGGCATGGGTCACCTGCTGTACGACCAGATTGAAGCCGTGCATGGCAAGCGTGTGCCGGTGCGGGTTTACGCGCCGGTCGGTGCACACAAGGACCTGCTCCCCTACCTGGTTCGTCGACTGCTGGAAAACGGCGCGAACAGTTCGTTCGTCAACCGTTTTATGGACGAGAAGACCCCGGTAAGCGAGCTGGTGCAGGACACCCTCAAGCAAAGCGAATCCTGCAACCCCTACCGCCACCCGGAAATTCCGGTGCCCGCCGATATTTACATCGGCCACGAAGCACTGCCGCGCAAGAACTCCCACGGCATCGAGCTGACCGACCCCATTGCGGTCGAGCCGATGCAACAGGCAGTTGCGGCCACCACCGGAGCCTCCTGGGCCGGTGGCCCGATCGTCAACGGCGTCGCCAGCAAGGGCGAGCAGACCGTAGTCAACCCGGCCAGCGGCGAACCCGTGGGCCACACCGCGGATACCGACGCTGCCCAGATCGACCAGGCGTTTACCGCCGCCGCCGACAGCCAGCGCGCGTGGAACCGCCTGGGCGGCAACGCGCGTGCCGACATTCTGGATAAAGTGGCCGACCTGTACGAGCAGCACCTGAACGAGCTGGTGGCAATCATCTGCCGCGAAGCCGGCCGTACACTGAACGACGGCATCTCCGAAGTCCGCGAAGCCGTCGACTTCTGTCGCTACTACGCCAACGGCGCGCGCAAGCATTTCAGTGAACCCACACTACTGCCCGGCCCCACCGGCGAGAGCAACGAACTGAGCCTGTGCGGGCGCGGTGTATTCGTGTGTATCAGCCCGTGGAACTTCCCGCTGGCAATTTTCACCGGCCAGGTGGTTGCTGCCCTGGCAGCGGGTAATGGCGTTCTCGCCAAACCCGCCGAGCAGACACCGTGCATTGCACACCGCGCCGTGCAGCTGATGCATGAAGCCGGTGTACCGGAAAAAATCTTGCACCTGATTACCGGCACCGGTGCGGCGGTGGGCAAACCCCTGCTGGATGACCCGCGGGTTGCCGGCGTGGCCTTTACCGGTTCCACCGAAACCGCCAAGCACATCAACATGCAGCTGGCGGCCAAAGACGGCCCCATCGTGCCGCTGATTGCCGAGACCGGTGGCCAGAACGTGATGATCGTGGACTCCACCGCATTGCCAGAGCAGGTAGTGGACGACGTGATCCAGTCCGCGTTCCTCAGTGCCGGCCAGCGCTGCTCCGCGCTGCGCATCCTGTGTGTTCAGGATGTGATTGCAGACAACCTGCTGAGCATGCTGAAAGGCGCCTGCGACGAGCTGACCCTGGGCGACCCATCGAAACTCGACACCGATATCGGCCCAGTCATCGATGAAAAAGCCCTCGGCCTGCTGGAAACGCACCGCGCGCGCATGCAGCAGGAAGCCAAGCCCCTGTTTGCCTTTGACGAAGCCAAGCGCCCGCAGCGCGGCACCTTCTTCGGCCCGCAAGTGGTGGAAATCGAAAACTTCGATCTGCTCAAGCGCGAAGTCTTCGGCCCGTTCCTGCACGTGGTGCGCTTCAAGGCTGAAGAGCTGGAAGATGTGATCCGCCGCATCAACGCCACCGGCTACGGCCTGACCTTCGGTCTGCATTCGCGTATCGAAGGCCGCGCCGGCGCCATCTTCAAGCGAGTGGATGCGGGCAACTGCTACGTCAACCGGGACATGGTAGGCGCCGTGGTTGGGGTCAACCCGTTTGGCGGCATGGGCCTGTCTGGCACCGGCCCCAAGGCCGGCGGCCCTCACTACCTGTTCCGTTTCGCCAACGAGAAGACCAAAACGGTCAACACCGTGGCAACGGGCGGCAACACCCAGCTGTTCACTTTGGGGCAGTAA
- a CDS encoding DUF1365 domain-containing protein, protein MRSGLYTGWIQHRRLKPREHSFRYRGFMVYAFLDELPRILSQSWLWSARRGAPARFCREDFYGDPSIPLDKAVRDRVCEEVGVRPGGPIALLANWRYFGYNMNPISVYYCFDHAGEHIEYLLVDVHNTPWNERHGYVLDMASQGRVQRAEFSKTLHVSPFMPLEQSYLWRSTLPGKALTVSIRSVQDGERVFDACMHLQREEITAATLRSKLIQFPMHTVKIIMSIYWQALKLFIKRIPVHTHPEKRQLPGE, encoded by the coding sequence ATGCGCAGCGGCCTCTATACCGGTTGGATTCAGCACCGCAGATTAAAACCTCGCGAGCACAGCTTTCGCTATCGCGGTTTTATGGTGTACGCCTTCCTGGATGAGCTGCCACGTATTCTCTCGCAATCCTGGCTTTGGTCGGCGCGGCGCGGAGCACCCGCACGCTTCTGCCGCGAAGATTTTTACGGTGATCCAAGCATCCCTCTGGACAAAGCAGTGCGTGACCGGGTGTGCGAGGAGGTGGGAGTGCGCCCCGGTGGCCCTATTGCGCTACTCGCGAACTGGCGCTATTTCGGTTACAACATGAACCCGATCAGTGTGTATTACTGTTTTGATCACGCCGGTGAGCATATCGAGTATCTTCTGGTGGATGTGCACAACACGCCGTGGAACGAACGGCATGGCTATGTGTTGGATATGGCGTCACAAGGGCGCGTGCAGCGTGCCGAGTTCTCCAAAACGCTGCATGTTTCGCCGTTTATGCCACTTGAGCAGAGTTATCTGTGGCGCAGCACTTTACCGGGGAAAGCACTTACGGTGAGTATTCGTTCGGTGCAGGACGGCGAGCGGGTGTTTGACGCCTGTATGCACCTGCAGCGGGAGGAAATCACTGCGGCCACGCTCCGCAGTAAGTTGATCCAGTTTCCCATGCATACCGTAAAAATCATCATGTCGATATACTGGCAGGCGCTGAAGTTGTTTATCAAGCGCATACCTGTTCATACGCATCCGGAAAAGCGCCAGCTTCCCGGCGAGTGA
- a CDS encoding DUF2878 family protein encodes MANSQSRSLSIGKLFVSGLVFEGVWLVCVLSPGVTVLAAVTLANLFLHLWLFDLQAAPGQRKSSVVRTLLWVALVALSGGAMDALLFHFGQFATSAEFRLLPLWLAFLWVNFSLALRFAFRFLQRNLWVAALFGATGGPLSYWVGAKINGDVILAQPVVATVLLLALLWAVYLPVLMACARSSVFSGSLVFRKAGFPQR; translated from the coding sequence GTGGCCAATTCCCAATCCCGTTCACTCAGTATCGGCAAGCTGTTCGTCAGTGGTCTCGTGTTTGAAGGGGTGTGGCTGGTTTGCGTATTGTCGCCAGGCGTGACCGTGCTGGCGGCGGTCACTCTGGCAAACCTGTTTCTCCATCTGTGGCTGTTCGATCTGCAGGCAGCCCCGGGTCAACGGAAAAGCTCCGTTGTTCGCACGCTCCTCTGGGTGGCGCTTGTGGCGTTATCGGGCGGTGCGATGGATGCGCTGCTGTTTCACTTTGGGCAGTTTGCCACGTCCGCGGAGTTCCGGTTATTGCCGCTGTGGCTGGCATTTCTGTGGGTGAATTTTTCTCTGGCACTTCGGTTCGCGTTTCGCTTTTTACAGCGCAACCTGTGGGTGGCGGCCCTGTTTGGCGCTACCGGCGGGCCCCTGAGTTACTGGGTGGGCGCAAAGATTAACGGTGATGTCATTTTGGCGCAGCCAGTGGTGGCCACCGTGCTGCTGCTCGCGCTTTTGTGGGCGGTTTATTTACCGGTGCTGATGGCCTGTGCGCGCTCGTCAGTGTTTTCCGGAAGCCTGGTTTTCCGGAAAGCCGGTTTTCCGCAGAGGTAA
- a CDS encoding sigma-70 family RNA polymerase sigma factor yields MLTTERRNSESKIVQASEQTRDDEWSSLLVKVGEHRDRRAFERLFAHFAPLIKGFQFSRGGQSSAPEAADELVQEVMFRVWRKAPSFNPDKAAASTWIFTIMRNCRIDAMRRRGRQPDTDDSLNVEDIWDDSQDDQPLVYLQQSRSQRAVANGMQELPPEQSHVIEKAYMEGKSHSEISEELGLPLGTVKSRVRLALKKLQNTIVR; encoded by the coding sequence ATGTTGACAACGGAACGCAGAAACAGCGAGTCAAAAATCGTGCAGGCTTCAGAGCAGACAAGAGACGACGAGTGGAGCAGTCTCCTGGTGAAAGTGGGCGAGCACCGCGACCGCCGGGCATTCGAGCGCCTTTTTGCCCACTTCGCCCCTCTTATCAAGGGATTCCAGTTCAGTCGCGGTGGCCAGAGCTCGGCGCCAGAGGCCGCCGACGAACTGGTGCAGGAGGTTATGTTTCGCGTCTGGCGCAAGGCCCCGAGCTTCAATCCGGACAAGGCCGCTGCCAGCACCTGGATATTCACCATCATGCGCAACTGCCGCATTGATGCGATGCGTCGCCGAGGGCGGCAACCAGACACGGATGACAGCCTCAATGTCGAAGACATCTGGGACGACAGCCAGGACGATCAGCCGCTGGTATACCTCCAGCAGTCCCGAAGCCAGCGCGCGGTCGCCAACGGCATGCAGGAGCTGCCGCCGGAACAGAGCCATGTAATCGAAAAAGCGTACATGGAAGGTAAATCACACAGCGAAATTTCAGAAGAGCTTGGTCTTCCCCTGGGCACAGTTAAGTCCCGGGTACGACTGGCACTGAAGAAACTCCAAAACACCATTGTCAGGTAG
- a CDS encoding glycine zipper family protein — protein sequence MKYKFIAAVGLATATLCGCAYQQEQVYGAGNIVIDTYGVNMRQYQLDLADCKTMSMAARNDAGRRGVTRAAGGALLGGALGAIIGDTSSAAAAGAGAGALLGGVSGVGSAHTEQNYITRNCLRGRGYRVLN from the coding sequence ATGAAGTACAAATTCATAGCCGCTGTGGGCTTGGCCACAGCAACTCTGTGCGGGTGCGCCTATCAGCAAGAACAGGTGTATGGCGCGGGCAATATCGTGATTGACACCTACGGCGTCAACATGCGCCAGTATCAACTGGACCTGGCGGACTGCAAGACTATGTCGATGGCGGCGCGCAATGATGCCGGTCGCCGCGGTGTCACCCGCGCCGCCGGTGGCGCATTACTCGGCGGTGCGCTGGGCGCCATCATCGGCGATACCAGCAGCGCGGCCGCGGCCGGGGCGGGTGCCGGTGCGTTGCTCGGCGGTGTCAGCGGCGTCGGCAGTGCACACACAGAGCAGAATTACATCACGCGCAATTGCCTGCGCGGGCGTGGCTATCGCGTCCTGAACTAA
- a CDS encoding SDR family NAD(P)-dependent oxidoreductase, giving the protein MSNAMEPSAKKTIWVTGASSGIGEALVRALVAEGHFVIVSGRNRDALLKVQQLDPKLIRVLSCDVGDDASMAEAGVALREITDQLDTVIAGAGTCEYDDGLTLDIDSYRRVFDANFFGVVNTLREALPLLSNARSPIFAAVGSLSSVVGFPRAEAYGASKAALQYFMDALRADTSQVPLRTVLIRPGFIDTPLTQENDFDMPFLMSPDEAAQRILAGLNGNKAVIDFPRRLSWPLRMLGLLRPIWFGVCAPRMTRIKKLRRGA; this is encoded by the coding sequence ATGTCTAATGCAATGGAACCGTCCGCGAAAAAGACTATCTGGGTTACCGGCGCAAGCTCGGGCATTGGTGAGGCGCTGGTGCGCGCCCTGGTGGCGGAGGGGCACTTCGTCATCGTCAGCGGCCGCAACCGCGATGCGCTGCTCAAGGTGCAACAGTTGGACCCGAAGCTGATTCGGGTGTTGAGCTGTGATGTGGGCGATGATGCCTCCATGGCAGAGGCGGGAGTGGCCTTGCGTGAAATCACCGACCAGCTGGATACGGTGATTGCCGGGGCTGGCACCTGCGAGTACGACGATGGACTGACACTGGATATCGACAGCTACCGCCGGGTATTTGATGCCAATTTTTTTGGTGTGGTGAACACCCTGCGCGAGGCGCTGCCACTACTGAGCAATGCACGCTCGCCCATTTTTGCGGCGGTGGGCAGTCTTTCGTCGGTGGTGGGCTTCCCGCGCGCCGAGGCCTACGGTGCATCGAAGGCGGCGCTGCAGTACTTCATGGATGCACTGAGAGCAGATACATCCCAGGTGCCATTGCGCACGGTGCTGATCCGACCTGGTTTTATTGACACGCCGCTGACACAAGAGAATGATTTTGACATGCCATTTTTGATGTCGCCGGACGAGGCAGCGCAGCGTATTCTGGCTGGGCTCAACGGCAACAAGGCGGTCATTGATTTTCCCCGGCGCCTGAGCTGGCCGCTGCGCATGCTGGGGCTGTTGCGGCCCATCTGGTTTGGTGTGTGTGCACCGCGTATGACAAGAATTAAAAAGTTGAGGAGAGGTGCATGA
- a CDS encoding SAM-dependent methyltransferase — protein sequence MKPGYKSVAIAGAETHTAERSSGRAPEAHTTRDAARSVAHTSKGRDRTDSWFERLARKLVLQKLQGVSVGTLYVHEHFEAGATQSELSSDPVVHMFGGAGTEASLEAHIHVVDPSIYTQVLLNGSIGSGEAYMDGAWYSPDLVAVIRLMVANMHLLNSIDSRWNIFNKLALKALHWMNGNSLHGSRRNISAHYDLGNDFFGLFLDPTMLYSSAVFPSKEASLADASEFKLARICRKLQLKESDHLLEIGTGWGGMAVYAAKKFGCRVTTTTISKEQYEYAKAWVAREGLEDKVTLLLKDYRELDGQYDKIVSIEMIEAVGHKYYREFFSRCSALLKPHGLMVMQAITIQDQRFEQYKNSVDFIQRYIFPGGCLPSNQVVADNIASHTDMQIVGLDDITFDYAMTLRAWRQAFFERIDDVRQQGFDDRFINMWDFYFCYCEGGFLERVISTAQFTFAKPRCTTLPPVH from the coding sequence ATGAAGCCAGGATACAAGTCGGTCGCAATTGCTGGAGCGGAAACGCACACTGCAGAACGCAGTTCTGGTCGGGCACCCGAGGCGCACACCACCCGGGATGCAGCGCGCAGTGTGGCGCACACATCGAAGGGGCGCGATCGCACTGACTCCTGGTTTGAACGCCTCGCCAGAAAGCTGGTGCTGCAAAAACTGCAGGGCGTCAGCGTTGGCACTCTTTACGTTCACGAGCATTTCGAGGCGGGCGCTACCCAGTCTGAACTGTCCAGCGATCCTGTTGTGCATATGTTCGGCGGCGCTGGCACTGAAGCGTCTCTGGAAGCGCATATTCATGTCGTAGACCCTTCAATTTATACGCAAGTGTTGTTGAACGGCTCGATCGGTTCCGGTGAAGCGTATATGGATGGTGCCTGGTATTCGCCGGACCTGGTCGCAGTGATCCGCTTGATGGTCGCCAATATGCATCTGCTGAACAGCATCGATTCCCGCTGGAATATTTTCAACAAACTTGCCCTCAAGGCCCTGCACTGGATGAATGGCAACTCGTTGCATGGCTCACGCCGCAATATTTCGGCGCACTATGATCTGGGTAATGACTTCTTCGGCCTGTTCCTCGACCCCACCATGCTGTACTCGTCTGCGGTCTTTCCCAGTAAGGAGGCCAGCCTTGCCGACGCATCGGAGTTCAAGCTGGCGAGAATTTGCCGCAAGCTGCAGCTCAAGGAGTCCGATCATCTCCTGGAAATTGGTACCGGGTGGGGCGGCATGGCCGTCTATGCGGCGAAGAAGTTTGGCTGCCGGGTGACCACCACCACTATTTCGAAAGAGCAGTACGAATATGCCAAGGCCTGGGTGGCGCGCGAGGGGCTGGAGGACAAAGTTACCCTGTTGCTGAAGGATTACCGTGAGCTTGATGGTCAGTACGACAAGATTGTTTCCATCGAGATGATCGAAGCGGTAGGGCACAAGTATTATCGCGAGTTTTTTTCACGCTGCAGTGCGCTCCTGAAGCCACATGGGTTAATGGTGATGCAGGCCATTACTATCCAAGACCAGCGTTTCGAACAGTACAAGAACAGTGTTGATTTTATTCAGCGCTACATATTCCCGGGCGGTTGCCTGCCGTCCAATCAGGTGGTGGCAGATAACATCGCTTCCCATACCGATATGCAAATTGTCGGGCTGGATGACATTACTTTCGATTATGCAATGACACTGCGTGCCTGGCGTCAGGCCTTCTTTGAGCGCATCGACGATGTACGCCAGCAGGGTTTTGATGATCGCTTTATCAATATGTGGGATTTCTATTTCTGTTACTGCGAGGGTGGCTTCCTCGAGCGGGTGATCAGCACGGCGCAGTTCACCTTCGCCAAACCCCGTTGTACTACCTTGCCGCCCGTGCACTGA